Proteins co-encoded in one Helicoverpa zea isolate HzStark_Cry1AcR chromosome 18, ilHelZeax1.1, whole genome shotgun sequence genomic window:
- the LOC124638729 gene encoding PI-PLC X domain-containing protein 3 isoform X2: protein MGEDTAAQKLRLENWMSDLPAPLKELPLIFLAIPGSHDSMTYGITRSSTVAPDAEPILNRLYPLFRGTILRWTITQASDTWHQLLIGIRYFDLRLATKVDDDKFHFTHGLYGDEISTALGQVKEFVDTHPGEVVILDCQHFYGFTREDHMRLRRYLLDLYGPRLVPRQIDLHAITLNSLNRLKMQVIIVYRNETVNTTGEFWQPQMMPSPWPQQDTITGLVSFLENIRRHPSTGFVHQAVLTPTPIFIVLRWISSLRERCAVPVIKEVLPKLADFTPGPPAPAHKPGARAPVNVVIADFVDMDNAIFPRTIIDLNMKLLRHTDVVHHNNG from the exons ATGGGTGAAGACACTGCAGCACAAAAGCTTCGTTTAGAGAACTGGATGAGTGACCTGCCTGCTCCCCTTAAAGAATTACCGCTGATATTCCTTGCTATACCAG GAAGCCATGACTCCATGACATATGGCATAACCAGGTCTAGTACCGTGGCTCCAGATGCCGAACCAATACTCAACCGACTGTACCCGTTATTCCGAGGTACGATTTTACGATGGACCATAACGCAGGCCAGTGACACTTGGCACCAACTTCTCATTGGCATTAG atACTTTGACCTGAGACTGGCTACCAAGGTAGATGATGACAAGTTCCATTTCACCCATGGACTTTATGGAGACGAAATATCCACCGCTTTGGGACAAGTTAAGGAGTTTGTTGATACTCACCCTGGAGAG GTGGTAATACTAGACTGCCAGCATTTCTACGGGTTCACCCGAGAAGACCACATGAGGTTGCGTCGGTACTTGCTCGACTTGTACGGGCCGAGACTCGTACCGCGTCAGATTGACCTGCATGCCATCACGCTCAACTCGCTCAATAGGCTCAAAATGCAG GTGATCATAGTCTATCGCAACGAGACAGTGAACACAACGGGTGAGTTCTGGCAGCCTCAGATGATGCCGTCGCCGTGGCCTCAGCAGGACACCATCACAGGCCTGGTGTCCTTCCTCGAGAACATTCGGCGACACCCCAGCACGGGGTTCGTGCATCAGGCTGTACTTACACCTACGCCTATATTTATTGTGCTTCG GTGGATATCAAGTTTACGTGAGAGATGTGCAGTGCCAGTCATCAAAGAAGTATTGCCTAAGCTAGCAGACTTCACCCCGGGCCCGCCCGCGCCGGCACACAAGCCCGGCGCCCGCGCACCCGTCAACGTCGTCATCGCTGACTTCGTCGACATGGA
- the LOC124638729 gene encoding PI-PLC X domain-containing protein 3 isoform X1, whose product MKFVFIVLSLAAIMGEDTAAQKLRLENWMSDLPAPLKELPLIFLAIPGSHDSMTYGITRSSTVAPDAEPILNRLYPLFRGTILRWTITQASDTWHQLLIGIRYFDLRLATKVDDDKFHFTHGLYGDEISTALGQVKEFVDTHPGEVVILDCQHFYGFTREDHMRLRRYLLDLYGPRLVPRQIDLHAITLNSLNRLKMQVIIVYRNETVNTTGEFWQPQMMPSPWPQQDTITGLVSFLENIRRHPSTGFVHQAVLTPTPIFIVLRWISSLRERCAVPVIKEVLPKLADFTPGPPAPAHKPGARAPVNVVIADFVDMDNAIFPRTIIDLNMKLLRHTDVVHHNNG is encoded by the exons ATGAAGTTTGTGTTCATTGTGCTGTCACTAG CTGCAATCATGGGTGAAGACACTGCAGCACAAAAGCTTCGTTTAGAGAACTGGATGAGTGACCTGCCTGCTCCCCTTAAAGAATTACCGCTGATATTCCTTGCTATACCAG GAAGCCATGACTCCATGACATATGGCATAACCAGGTCTAGTACCGTGGCTCCAGATGCCGAACCAATACTCAACCGACTGTACCCGTTATTCCGAGGTACGATTTTACGATGGACCATAACGCAGGCCAGTGACACTTGGCACCAACTTCTCATTGGCATTAG atACTTTGACCTGAGACTGGCTACCAAGGTAGATGATGACAAGTTCCATTTCACCCATGGACTTTATGGAGACGAAATATCCACCGCTTTGGGACAAGTTAAGGAGTTTGTTGATACTCACCCTGGAGAG GTGGTAATACTAGACTGCCAGCATTTCTACGGGTTCACCCGAGAAGACCACATGAGGTTGCGTCGGTACTTGCTCGACTTGTACGGGCCGAGACTCGTACCGCGTCAGATTGACCTGCATGCCATCACGCTCAACTCGCTCAATAGGCTCAAAATGCAG GTGATCATAGTCTATCGCAACGAGACAGTGAACACAACGGGTGAGTTCTGGCAGCCTCAGATGATGCCGTCGCCGTGGCCTCAGCAGGACACCATCACAGGCCTGGTGTCCTTCCTCGAGAACATTCGGCGACACCCCAGCACGGGGTTCGTGCATCAGGCTGTACTTACACCTACGCCTATATTTATTGTGCTTCG GTGGATATCAAGTTTACGTGAGAGATGTGCAGTGCCAGTCATCAAAGAAGTATTGCCTAAGCTAGCAGACTTCACCCCGGGCCCGCCCGCGCCGGCACACAAGCCCGGCGCCCGCGCACCCGTCAACGTCGTCATCGCTGACTTCGTCGACATGGA